A stretch of DNA from Candidatus Nomurabacteria bacterium:
TGTTTTTCAAGTAGTCCGTAAGTTCTTCGGATCTTTTGTTTCTCACGTAGCTGAGTTCCGTATTCACTAAGTCTTGCGCGACTATTTCTCCCGTGTTGGCCTGGAACATAAGGTTTCTTTACCAATAGCTTATGAGCTTTTGGATGAAGGGCGACTCCTTCGCGACGACTTTGTTTTCCGACTGGTGTATTATCTCTTGCCATAATCTATTTTATAAAAATCTTTACTACTTTACCGGAGCCTTTCGAGGACGGCAACCGCCGAATCTGAGAGCAGTTACATCACTGATTGAGACAATATCAATACCTGCTCCCATAGCAGCTCGGAGTGCAGAATCTCGACCTTGACCTACTCCAGAGACTTTAGCGACAACTGATTTAAGTCCAAAAGTTTGTGATGCTCCATTTAGTGCTTTTTCTGCCGCAACTTGAGCAGCATAAGCTGTATTTTTACGAGCTCCTCTAAATCCACAGGATCCAGCGCTTGCAGAAGTTAACACATTCCCGGCCTCATCAGTGACAGTAACAATAGTATTATTATAAGTTGCTTTTACACAAAGAACGCCTTTTGAGACGGTCCTTTTGGATTTCTTCTTTTTTGTTGTTGTAGCTGCTGGAGTTGCCATAAATCTATTTATCTAATTATT
This window harbors:
- the rpsK gene encoding 30S ribosomal protein S11 translates to MATPAATTTKKKKSKRTVSKGVLCVKATYNNTIVTVTDEAGNVLTSASAGSCGFRGARKNTAYAAQVAAEKALNGASQTFGLKSVVAKVSGVGQGRDSALRAAMGAGIDIVSISDVTALRFGGCRPRKAPVK